The following are from one region of the Abiotrophia defectiva ATCC 49176 genome:
- a CDS encoding PepSY domain-containing protein, which produces MKVSKHILLSGALAASLAASAALPTLSVFAGEAGQSNQASQSKTYQVAPDKAQGQEGPRQQAGEHCQGHDRGPGGHHQGREQGPDGHGHGQEKKEGQTAQNVQINVTMKQALEKAATQVPNGQVLGASLYDQDDQPAYSVVVKADKDFRFVFVDAQSGKVTEEETNQAQGPGHEQGANQGQGGNQNHGPGHEQGPGQGQAPGQGQAPNQNHGPDNAQGQGPNQNQGQKPAPGQEGTQTQGQEAKPDFKAPSVSAQAALDAVLAKYADAKVYDIELDPSHEQDKAATYTVTLESNQTFKQVSVDGETAAVTEIEDQEAGHHGPADHQVGQAQGPGQEGDRGQHQGPNQNQAGPGQGPNKQEGGPQGQGAPAESNKR; this is translated from the coding sequence ATGAAAGTATCTAAACATATTCTCTTAAGCGGTGCCCTAGCCGCATCCCTGGCAGCCAGTGCAGCCCTACCGACGCTGAGCGTCTTTGCAGGTGAAGCGGGCCAGTCCAATCAAGCCTCCCAGTCGAAGACCTATCAGGTAGCTCCTGATAAAGCACAAGGCCAAGAAGGGCCAAGGCAGCAAGCTGGCGAGCATTGCCAAGGCCATGACCGCGGCCCTGGTGGTCACCATCAAGGACGTGAGCAAGGTCCTGACGGACATGGACATGGTCAGGAAAAGAAAGAAGGACAGACAGCTCAGAATGTTCAAATTAATGTCACCATGAAGCAAGCGTTGGAGAAGGCTGCGACTCAAGTGCCTAATGGCCAAGTCTTAGGCGCTAGCTTGTATGACCAAGATGATCAACCTGCCTATTCCGTTGTCGTCAAGGCAGATAAGGACTTTCGTTTTGTCTTTGTAGATGCCCAGTCAGGTAAAGTGACAGAAGAAGAGACTAATCAGGCCCAAGGCCCTGGTCACGAGCAGGGTGCCAACCAAGGCCAAGGTGGAAATCAAAACCATGGGCCTGGCCATGAGCAAGGTCCGGGGCAGGGTCAAGCTCCCGGTCAAGGTCAAGCACCAAATCAAAACCATGGCCCAGATAACGCTCAAGGTCAGGGGCCAAATCAAAATCAAGGCCAAAAACCTGCACCAGGCCAAGAGGGTACTCAGACGCAAGGTCAGGAGGCTAAACCAGACTTTAAGGCGCCAAGTGTCAGCGCGCAAGCTGCCTTAGACGCTGTCTTAGCTAAGTATGCGGATGCTAAAGTCTATGATATTGAACTGGATCCAAGTCATGAACAAGATAAGGCGGCTACTTACACTGTCACCTTGGAAAGCAACCAAACTTTCAAGCAAGTGAGCGTTGATGGCGAGACGGCTGCGGTGACAGAAATTGAAGACCAAGAAGCGGGGCATCATGGGCCAGCTGACCATCAAGTAGGTCAAGCGCAAGGCCCAGGCCAAGAGGGCGACCGTGGTCAGCATCAAGGGCCTAACCAAAATCAAGCAGGTCCTGGTCAAGGTCCTAATAAGCAAGAAGGTGGCCCACAAGGGCAAGGAGCACCAGCTGAATCCAATAAACGCTAG
- a CDS encoding response regulator transcription factor, with protein MKLLLVEDERDLNASLTKLLKKQQYSVDAAFDGQEALDFLAVASYDLIILDIMMPHMDGFEFLERIRLQENPVPVLLLTARDAVTDKIRGLDLGADDYMVKPFEFGELLARLRVLLRRPQRHILSDQVEIGSIRLILSQKRVLKDDQVVNLTAKEYEVLEYLVRNQNQVLSREQIRHHVWDYEQEAESNTIDVLIKNIRRKLDSEGQPSLIQTKRGLGYVVPRIQAISN; from the coding sequence ATGAAATTACTGCTAGTGGAAGACGAACGTGACTTGAATGCCAGTCTGACTAAGTTGCTAAAGAAGCAACAATATAGTGTGGACGCAGCTTTTGATGGCCAAGAAGCCTTGGATTTTTTGGCGGTAGCTAGCTATGACCTCATTATTTTAGATATCATGATGCCTCACATGGACGGTTTTGAATTTCTAGAGCGCATCAGATTGCAAGAAAACCCAGTGCCTGTTCTCTTGTTAACAGCCCGGGATGCTGTCACTGATAAGATTCGGGGCTTGGATTTGGGTGCAGATGATTATATGGTCAAGCCCTTTGAATTTGGGGAGCTACTAGCTCGCCTACGGGTTCTACTGCGCCGGCCACAACGTCATATCCTAAGTGATCAGGTGGAAATTGGGTCTATTCGTTTAATTCTTTCCCAGAAACGTGTCCTCAAGGATGATCAGGTCGTCAATTTAACGGCCAAAGAATACGAGGTCTTAGAGTACTTGGTCCGCAACCAGAACCAAGTTCTGTCACGGGAGCAGATTCGCCATCATGTCTGGGATTATGAGCAAGAAGCAGAATCCAACACCATTGATGTCCTCATCAAAAATATTCGGCGCAAACTCGATAGCGAGGGGCAACCCTCACTGATTCAAACCAAACGGGGGTTAGGCTATGTGGTTCCAAGGATTCAAGCAATTTCTAACTAG
- a CDS encoding HAMP domain-containing sensor histidine kinase, with the protein MWFQGFKQFLTSIASRVTIWYTGFMIIILLAMFGATLWISARFVDADRKESLVEVVQMASRHADSPQGQEYGHPDMDRHSFEQGVTLAYYNQQNVSRQHLPGFFKWDLPQNGGTVSSYQEGDQSFLYYDLPLENGQGWVRGVIALSASSRELNNLLRVLAIAGPVLLVLMVLGGYWVLKQALKPIKILDQTALAIQTSGDLSQRIPLKGPQDELYFLAQTMNGMLETVETSFQREKQFSHDVSHDLRTPVTVILSESEYGLHYADSLAEAQESHATIQRQALRMKALINQILELSKLEGQDSLALEPLNLSEFLAKRQEDDQTLAQAAGKELAYDLAPNLQVEADEVLLGRLVDNLLSNALKFAQSQVTLSLTANQVDGVILSITDDGPGIAEAEQAHIWQRFYQVDRARTKSASSGAGLGLSLVKAIADQHGAQLSLKSQLGTGARFEVTFPSVKVTN; encoded by the coding sequence ATGTGGTTCCAAGGATTCAAGCAATTTCTAACTAGCATTGCTAGTCGTGTAACCATTTGGTATACCGGCTTTATGATTATCATCCTCTTGGCCATGTTTGGGGCTACCTTATGGATTTCGGCCCGCTTTGTGGATGCTGATCGCAAGGAAAGCTTAGTTGAGGTGGTCCAAATGGCTAGTCGTCACGCTGACTCACCACAAGGTCAGGAGTATGGTCACCCTGATATGGATCGTCATTCCTTCGAGCAAGGGGTTACCCTGGCCTATTACAATCAGCAGAATGTCAGTCGCCAGCACTTGCCCGGTTTCTTCAAGTGGGACTTGCCCCAGAATGGGGGCACAGTGTCTAGCTACCAGGAGGGAGATCAGTCCTTTCTCTACTATGACCTGCCTCTAGAAAATGGCCAGGGATGGGTGCGGGGGGTCATTGCCCTCAGCGCTTCTAGCCGGGAGCTCAACAATCTGCTCAGAGTCTTGGCCATTGCCGGCCCAGTATTACTGGTGCTAATGGTTCTGGGTGGCTACTGGGTCTTGAAGCAGGCCCTAAAACCTATCAAGATATTGGATCAAACAGCTCTTGCTATTCAGACCAGTGGGGATTTGTCCCAAAGAATTCCTCTAAAAGGGCCCCAAGATGAACTATACTTCTTGGCCCAGACCATGAATGGCATGCTAGAGACGGTGGAAACTTCCTTCCAGCGTGAGAAGCAGTTCAGCCATGATGTCTCCCATGATTTACGGACACCCGTCACGGTCATTCTATCAGAGAGTGAGTATGGCCTGCACTATGCGGATTCATTGGCCGAAGCTCAGGAATCGCACGCTACCATCCAACGCCAGGCGCTCCGTATGAAAGCTTTAATTAACCAAATTTTAGAATTGTCCAAGTTAGAAGGCCAGGACAGCTTAGCTTTGGAGCCACTTAATCTTAGCGAATTCTTGGCTAAGCGTCAGGAAGATGACCAGACCTTAGCTCAAGCAGCAGGCAAAGAGCTTGCCTATGACCTTGCGCCTAACTTGCAGGTTGAGGCTGATGAAGTCCTCTTAGGCCGCCTGGTGGATAATCTGCTCAGCAACGCCCTCAAGTTCGCCCAAAGTCAGGTCACGCTTAGCTTGACGGCTAATCAGGTAGATGGGGTAATCCTGTCGATTACAGACGATGGCCCAGGCATTGCAGAGGCAGAACAGGCGCACATTTGGCAACGATTCTATCAGGTGGATCGTGCCCGTACTAAGTCGGCCTCAAGTGGCGCCGGTCTCGGCCTATCCTTGGTCAAAGCCATTGCCGACCAGCATGGAGCCCAGCTAAGCCTTAAGAGTCAGCTGGGGACAGGCGCTCGTTTTGAGGTGACATTTCCGTCCGTAAAAGTCACAAACTAA
- a CDS encoding DeoR/GlpR family DNA-binding transcription regulator — protein MVSFERMSRIMDILGKKKVISTTQLESLVYCSTSTLRRDLIALERDGKILRSHGEVRLANSNNIEYTYSARAHEEQRSKEIIADIASTFITDNLSIFIDSSTTAASLIPYLSPHQNLRVITNGIEAARLLNNFENVTLFLSGGHIDFGTNSALGDFATQFINNFHADLAFFSCRGLDRYAAYEANHNQAMIKQQMIANADKAILLADHSKFNTSHYFKLSNYSALDYIVTDQPPIESFQDTVGPHCEILWGS, from the coding sequence ATGGTTTCTTTTGAACGGATGAGCCGTATTATGGATATTCTCGGCAAAAAGAAAGTCATCTCCACCACGCAACTTGAGTCACTCGTCTACTGCTCCACTTCTACTCTCAGACGCGACTTGATTGCGCTCGAGCGCGACGGCAAGATTCTCCGCAGTCACGGGGAAGTTCGCCTAGCCAACAGCAACAACATTGAGTACACCTATTCTGCGCGTGCTCATGAGGAACAAAGAAGTAAGGAAATTATCGCCGATATTGCCTCTACCTTTATCACCGATAATCTCTCCATCTTCATCGACAGCTCTACCACTGCTGCCAGTCTCATCCCCTATCTATCCCCCCACCAGAATCTGCGCGTCATTACTAATGGGATTGAGGCGGCGCGCCTACTCAACAACTTCGAAAATGTCACCCTCTTCCTATCAGGTGGCCATATCGACTTTGGTACCAACTCCGCCTTGGGTGACTTTGCCACCCAGTTCATCAATAACTTTCATGCCGACCTGGCCTTCTTCTCCTGCCGCGGGCTTGATCGCTATGCTGCCTACGAGGCCAACCACAATCAGGCCATGATTAAACAGCAGATGATTGCTAATGCCGACAAGGCCATCTTGCTGGCTGACCACTCCAAGTTCAATACTAGCCACTATTTCAAGCTCAGTAACTACTCTGCTTTGGATTACATTGTGACCGACCAGCCCCCTATTGAGTCCTTCCAGGACACAGTTGGCCCCCACTGCGAAATCCTCTGGGGCTCCTAA
- a CDS encoding class II aldolase/adducin family protein — MNQEERLVRDQICDVCHKMWQLGWVAANDGNVSVRLSDDTIIATPTGMSKSFITPEKLVKLNLQGEILEANEGYRPSSEIKMHIRCYQERDDVKAVVHAHPPIATAFALAHIPLDSYSLIESAIVIGSIPITPFGVPSTMEVPDAITPYLPEHDVMLLENHGALTVGSDVITAYYRMETLELVAKSTFHARLLISTKGIEEDEIARPTLERLFAMRANYKVTGRHPGYKKYNADGTVRELEE; from the coding sequence ATGAATCAAGAAGAACGTTTGGTCAGAGACCAAATTTGTGACGTGTGCCACAAAATGTGGCAACTAGGTTGGGTAGCCGCCAACGACGGGAATGTCTCAGTTCGCTTATCTGACGACACGATTATCGCAACCCCAACTGGCATGAGTAAGAGCTTTATTACACCAGAGAAGCTAGTCAAGCTTAATTTGCAAGGTGAGATTTTGGAAGCCAATGAAGGCTACCGTCCATCCAGTGAGATTAAGATGCACATTCGTTGCTACCAAGAGCGTGACGACGTCAAAGCAGTCGTGCATGCCCATCCACCAATTGCCACGGCTTTTGCCTTGGCTCACATTCCGCTAGATAGCTACTCACTGATCGAATCAGCCATTGTCATCGGCTCTATTCCAATCACACCATTCGGGGTGCCATCGACCATGGAAGTGCCAGATGCCATCACCCCATACCTACCAGAACATGATGTCATGCTCTTAGAAAACCATGGGGCTTTAACAGTAGGGAGTGACGTCATCACTGCTTACTACCGTATGGAAACACTAGAACTGGTTGCTAAGTCTACCTTCCATGCACGTCTCTTGATCTCAACCAAGGGGATTGAAGAAGACGAAATCGCCCGTCCAACCCTAGAGCGACTCTTCGCTATGCGGGCCAACTATAAGGTAACCGGCCGCCATCCGGGCTATAAGAAATACAATGCGGATGGAACAGTTAGAGAATTGGAGGAATAA
- a CDS encoding L-fucose isomerase yields the protein MSQHPRIGIRPTIDGRRQGVRESLEVQTMNMAKSVADLISSTLKYPDGQPVECVISPSTIGRVPEAAASHELFKKSNVCATLTVTPCWCYGSETMDMSPDIPHAIWGFNGTERPGAVYLAAVLASHAQKGIPAFGIYGHDVQEADDTEIPADVKEKILRYARAALATGHMRDTAYLSMGSVSMGIGGSIVDPDFFQEYLGMRNESVDMTEFTRRIDRGIYDPEEFERAMTWVKAHIKEGQDRNREDLVLSPEEKAKQWEFVVKMFMIGRDLMQGNPRLAELGFEEEAVGHHALVAGFQGQRQWTDHFPNGDFMETFLNTQFDWNGIRKPYIFATENDALNGVSMLFNYLLTNTPQIFADVRTYWSPEAVERVTGHKLEGHAANGFLHLINSGSCTLDGTGQASRDGQAVMKPFWELEQSEVDAMLANTDFPPANREYFRGGGFSTRFLTKGGMPVTMVRLNLLKGVGPVLQIAEGYTLELPDQVHHTLDNRTDPGWPTTWFAPRLTGKGAFTSVYDVMNNWGANHGAISYGHIGADLITLASMLRIPVNMHNVAEEDIFRPKNWSLFGTEDLEAADYRACQTLGPIHK from the coding sequence ATGAGTCAACATCCACGTATTGGGATTCGCCCTACAATTGACGGTCGTCGCCAAGGTGTACGGGAATCCCTCGAAGTCCAAACCATGAACATGGCCAAGAGTGTGGCTGATTTAATCAGCAGCACGCTCAAATATCCGGACGGCCAACCGGTTGAATGTGTTATCTCACCTTCAACCATTGGACGGGTGCCAGAAGCAGCCGCTTCTCACGAACTCTTCAAGAAATCCAATGTTTGTGCAACTCTTACCGTGACCCCTTGCTGGTGCTACGGGAGTGAGACCATGGACATGTCGCCAGATATTCCACATGCCATCTGGGGCTTCAACGGGACGGAACGTCCAGGGGCTGTTTACTTGGCCGCTGTTTTAGCTTCTCATGCGCAAAAGGGGATCCCAGCCTTCGGTATTTACGGTCACGACGTACAAGAAGCCGATGATACTGAAATTCCTGCTGACGTTAAGGAAAAGATTCTCCGTTATGCGCGGGCTGCTTTAGCAACCGGCCATATGCGTGACACGGCTTATCTGTCAATGGGGAGTGTCTCCATGGGGATTGGCGGGTCTATCGTCGACCCAGACTTCTTCCAAGAATACTTGGGTATGCGCAATGAATCGGTCGACATGACTGAATTCACCCGTCGGATTGACCGCGGCATCTATGATCCAGAAGAATTTGAACGTGCCATGACTTGGGTGAAGGCCCACATCAAAGAAGGCCAAGACCGCAACCGCGAAGACTTAGTTCTTTCACCAGAAGAAAAAGCAAAACAATGGGAATTCGTTGTTAAGATGTTCATGATTGGTCGCGACCTCATGCAAGGTAACCCTCGCTTAGCAGAACTGGGCTTTGAAGAAGAAGCGGTAGGTCACCACGCCCTAGTGGCTGGTTTCCAAGGTCAACGTCAATGGACTGACCACTTCCCTAACGGGGACTTCATGGAAACCTTCCTTAACACGCAATTTGACTGGAACGGTATCCGTAAGCCTTATATCTTCGCCACTGAAAATGATGCCCTCAACGGCGTGTCCATGCTCTTCAACTATCTCTTGACCAATACGCCACAAATCTTCGCTGACGTACGGACTTACTGGAGTCCTGAAGCAGTAGAACGGGTAACCGGTCATAAGTTAGAAGGTCATGCAGCGAATGGTTTCCTTCATTTGATTAACTCTGGCTCATGTACTCTCGATGGTACCGGCCAAGCTAGTCGTGATGGTCAAGCCGTGATGAAGCCATTCTGGGAATTGGAACAAAGCGAAGTTGATGCCATGTTGGCGAATACAGACTTCCCACCAGCTAACCGCGAATACTTCCGTGGCGGTGGCTTCTCAACTCGCTTCTTGACTAAGGGTGGCATGCCAGTGACCATGGTTCGCCTCAACCTCCTCAAGGGCGTAGGGCCAGTCTTGCAAATTGCGGAAGGTTACACCTTAGAATTGCCAGACCAAGTACACCACACCTTAGATAACCGGACCGATCCAGGCTGGCCAACCACTTGGTTCGCACCACGCTTGACCGGCAAGGGTGCCTTCACTTCTGTCTATGATGTCATGAATAACTGGGGGGCTAACCACGGGGCGATCTCTTACGGCCACATTGGGGCAGACCTGATCACCTTGGCATCCATGTTACGGATTCCAGTCAACATGCATAACGTAGCAGAAGAAGATATCTTCCGTCCTAAGAACTGGAGTCTCTTCGGTACAGAAGATTTGGAAGCAGCGGACTATCGTGCTTGCCAAACTTTAGGCCCAATTCATAAGTAG
- a CDS encoding PTS sugar transporter subunit IIB encodes MTKTIILACVGGLTTSMLVERINETIHKDQLDYSFYSVGITGINNLKNIDVLLLSPQLAYLEEKAKANLSVPVGVISDSDFELMQGEAVLRQAETLMGVSHE; translated from the coding sequence ATGACCAAAACGATTATCTTAGCCTGCGTGGGTGGGCTGACCACTTCTATGTTGGTTGAACGCATCAACGAAACCATCCACAAGGATCAACTGGACTACTCTTTCTATTCAGTTGGGATTACCGGGATTAACAACCTCAAGAATATTGATGTCTTACTCCTCAGCCCACAATTAGCCTATTTAGAAGAAAAGGCTAAGGCTAATCTATCTGTCCCAGTAGGGGTCATTTCAGATTCAGACTTCGAATTAATGCAAGGGGAAGCGGTGCTCCGTCAGGCCGAAACCTTGATGGGCGTCAGCCATGAGTGA
- a CDS encoding PTS lactose/cellobiose transporter subunit IIA codes for MSEQVQATSPSQALMQLILKSSKATGQVLAAIQAAQEGDAATSQDLLIQAQALNIEAHNLQTGLIQAELQGQAAPVSLLAVHAQDHFMNSHLLVQVADILIGQAQTIKTLEEKLEKLEQKVGEIA; via the coding sequence ATGAGTGAGCAAGTCCAAGCAACAAGCCCAAGTCAAGCCTTGATGCAGCTGATTCTCAAATCCTCTAAGGCCACCGGTCAAGTCTTGGCCGCCATTCAGGCCGCCCAAGAGGGAGATGCAGCAACTAGTCAAGACTTGTTGATTCAAGCCCAAGCCCTCAATATAGAGGCGCATAATCTTCAGACGGGTCTGATTCAAGCAGAGCTTCAAGGCCAAGCAGCGCCTGTCAGCCTCTTAGCCGTTCATGCTCAGGATCACTTTATGAACAGCCATTTATTGGTGCAAGTCGCCGATATCCTGATTGGTCAAGCTCAGACCATCAAGACCCTAGAAGAAAAGTTAGAAAAATTGGAACAAAAAGTAGGTGAAATTGCATGA
- a CDS encoding sugar ABC transporter ATP-binding protein, translating to MSHPVILEMKGIVKSFGPVKALKGVDFDLRAGEVHALMGENGAGKSTLMKVLTGIYGANEGTILYQGKEVAFTRPIDAMDAGIVIVHQELNMMNHLSVAQNIFIGRETVKNHLFLDDGASIKKAKELFDLLKLDINPSEKVGNLTVGKQQMVEIAKALSMEAKVIVFDEPTAALTESEINELFVIIDDLRAKGVGIIYISHRMDEIARITDRVTVMRDGEYVGTVNTKDTTKDEIIAMMVGRTIYEDPKAASTVAPDAPVVLEVEHLNAGSSVKDVSFKLHKGEILGFSGLMGAGRTEVARLLFGADQKDSGTIRIKGKEVTIKSPQDAIANGIGYLSEDRKRYGCIVDMTIANNTVMTNLDAYIHSGLINDGEIVKASDRFVASLKTKTPSSKQLVRNLSGGNQQKVVIAKWLEQNSDILIFDEPTRGIDVGAKSEIYRLMNDLVAQGKSIIMISSELTEVLRMSDRIVVMCEGRKTGELDISQATQERILALATDR from the coding sequence ATGAGTCATCCAGTCATATTAGAAATGAAAGGCATCGTCAAGAGCTTTGGCCCTGTCAAGGCGCTCAAGGGCGTCGATTTCGACTTGCGGGCCGGCGAAGTGCATGCCTTAATGGGTGAAAATGGGGCTGGTAAGTCCACCCTCATGAAGGTTTTGACCGGAATTTACGGTGCCAACGAAGGCACCATCCTCTACCAAGGTAAGGAGGTTGCCTTCACTCGTCCTATTGATGCCATGGATGCCGGAATTGTTATCGTCCACCAAGAATTGAATATGATGAACCACCTGAGCGTGGCCCAAAATATCTTCATCGGACGAGAAACTGTTAAGAATCACTTATTCTTGGACGACGGTGCTAGCATTAAGAAGGCCAAGGAACTCTTTGACCTCTTGAAGCTAGACATTAACCCCTCAGAGAAAGTCGGTAACCTGACCGTCGGTAAGCAGCAAATGGTCGAAATTGCTAAGGCCCTATCCATGGAAGCCAAGGTCATTGTCTTCGACGAACCAACAGCTGCCTTGACAGAATCTGAAATCAATGAGCTCTTCGTCATTATTGATGATTTGCGGGCCAAAGGCGTCGGCATTATCTATATTTCCCACCGGATGGACGAAATCGCTCGGATTACCGACCGCGTAACCGTCATGCGGGACGGGGAATATGTCGGGACCGTTAATACCAAAGACACGACCAAGGATGAAATCATCGCCATGATGGTCGGTCGGACTATTTACGAAGATCCAAAGGCTGCCTCAACGGTGGCACCGGATGCGCCAGTGGTGCTCGAAGTAGAACATCTCAATGCTGGCTCCAGTGTCAAAGACGTCAGCTTCAAGTTACACAAGGGTGAAATCCTCGGCTTCTCTGGCCTCATGGGGGCAGGGCGTACCGAAGTAGCGCGGTTGCTCTTTGGTGCAGACCAAAAAGACAGCGGTACCATTCGCATCAAGGGCAAGGAAGTAACCATCAAGTCACCACAAGATGCCATCGCTAATGGGATTGGCTATCTGTCAGAAGACCGCAAGCGTTATGGCTGTATCGTGGATATGACCATTGCCAATAATACGGTCATGACTAACCTAGATGCCTACATTCACTCAGGCTTAATCAACGATGGGGAAATCGTCAAAGCCAGCGACCGCTTCGTCGCTTCCCTTAAGACCAAGACCCCATCCTCCAAGCAGCTGGTTCGCAACCTATCCGGGGGGAACCAACAAAAAGTCGTCATCGCTAAGTGGTTGGAACAGAACAGTGACATCCTAATCTTCGACGAACCAACCCGTGGGATTGACGTCGGGGCTAAGAGTGAAATCTACCGTCTCATGAATGATTTGGTTGCCCAAGGCAAATCCATCATTATGATTTCTTCAGAATTAACCGAAGTTTTGCGGATGAGTGACCGAATTGTTGTCATGTGTGAAGGCAGAAAAACCGGTGAGCTCGACATCAGCCAGGCAACCCAAGAACGGATTCTGGCCTTGGCGACTGACCGCTAG
- a CDS encoding ABC transporter permease produces the protein MKDQQSLWMKLEKTVGLQKLIALIALIVIFGFFAISSESFRSFDTAVSILDASYYIGFLAIGVTFVIITSGIDLSIGTVMMCSAIIGGVLHTKLGWPLWLSLLAILVIGGVFGLFNGILIAKFGLPPFIATLGTMMISRGLSSIVSNVQSVTFPLRGTGEGWYKDLFRTKENFPTGLIVLIIIAIIAAIVLNKTKIGRYIFAIGSNKEATRLSGVNVIKWEAMAYVISGLFAGLAGIAYAATYSTILPGTGNGMELDAIAGVVVGGTSLAGGVGSVLGTIIGVFIMSVLKIGLPYIDLQPHYQLFITGFVVIIAVYSDILIRQNKKK, from the coding sequence ATGAAAGATCAACAGTCCTTATGGATGAAATTAGAAAAAACAGTTGGCTTACAAAAGCTGATTGCGCTGATTGCCCTGATTGTCATCTTTGGCTTCTTCGCAATTTCCAGCGAATCCTTCCGCTCTTTTGATACAGCGGTCAGCATCTTAGATGCATCTTACTACATTGGGTTCCTAGCCATTGGGGTAACCTTCGTTATCATTACCTCAGGGATTGACTTATCAATTGGGACGGTGATGATGTGCTCGGCCATTATTGGTGGGGTCCTTCATACCAAACTAGGCTGGCCACTCTGGCTTTCACTTTTGGCAATCTTAGTGATAGGGGGTGTATTCGGTTTATTTAACGGGATTCTGATTGCCAAATTCGGTTTGCCACCATTTATTGCGACCTTAGGTACCATGATGATTTCACGGGGGCTTTCTTCCATCGTCTCCAACGTTCAGAGTGTGACCTTCCCATTACGGGGTACAGGCGAAGGCTGGTACAAGGACTTGTTCCGGACCAAGGAAAACTTCCCAACTGGTTTGATTGTCCTCATTATCATCGCCATCATCGCAGCCATTGTCCTTAATAAGACTAAGATTGGGCGTTATATCTTCGCCATCGGGTCTAACAAGGAAGCAACCCGCTTATCTGGGGTTAACGTCATTAAATGGGAAGCCATGGCTTATGTCATCAGTGGTCTCTTCGCAGGTCTAGCAGGGATTGCCTATGCAGCGACTTATTCTACTATCTTACCAGGTACCGGGAACGGGATGGAACTTGATGCCATCGCCGGTGTCGTGGTCGGGGGTACTTCCTTGGCCGGTGGGGTCGGGTCAGTACTTGGGACCATTATTGGGGTCTTCATTATGTCAGTCCTCAAGATTGGTTTGCCATACATCGACTTACAACCACACTACCAATTATTCATTACTGGTTTCGTCGTGATTATCGCAGTCTACTCCGATATCTTGATTCGTCAAAACAAGAAAAAATAG